Within Oreochromis niloticus isolate F11D_XX linkage group LG2, O_niloticus_UMD_NMBU, whole genome shotgun sequence, the genomic segment GGACGTGGGGGTCAGACTATGCTTAGTTGAATCTTAAAGCATCTATGAGTTCAACTCTTGACAAACCCGACGTGCAAAGAGCTGCACGGAGACTTGCATCAGTGTTGCCTTCAGGGTGCAAACGGCCCGGAAAAGATGAGCGGTAAACAGGGTGCAGCTAATTGCAGGCGAGCCCAGAACAAACATATTTGAGTGGCTGCTGCCAGATCTCATTTCATTGGTCAATTTTGGATCAGACGCTGCTGAAGCCCCGCCTACAGCCGTCATGCAGCCCAACTGGCTCTGCAGTAAAACCCAAAGAGGCCGGACTTTTAGTCCTTCCTACCGCCCAAACCCGGCTACTGGGTATAAAAGGAGCGCTTATCTGTCAGTCAGCTGGAgaaatttgtatttttcttccCAGCGGGTGCTGTACACTTCCTGAGAAGACTTGAGTTAACCAACCGGGACACCAGGAAAGCTTTCCCTCAGGTTTCCAGGTCAGTCTTTTACTCAGTGCCTCTCTAACAGAAGAGATGTTTGAATTTCAGCAGCAGGAAATCAATGTGTTTCGGGCGTGATGGTATAGATTTGAAGCGTACGGAAGTCTTTTATTAATCTGTTTTCTATTAGAGATGTCAGCTCGCTGTGTCGTTCTCCTGCAGCCAGGCTCTAGTCCGGCGTGCTGCAGGTGCTTCGCTGTCCGTGCTGATTATGTAAAGCTGTCTCAGAGGGATTTGGCCTCGCTGTGCTGCATTTCTGCAGTGTCTGATCAATCTCCCTGCACCTTTCCTGCATCCTAATCCTCCCTTCATCTTGCAGATCaccaaaaaagccaaacagttCTGCCTTTAAAGATCCACCCCACCCGTCTGTGCTACACTGTAACCTTACAGCCTTCAAAATGATGCAGATCAGCAGCGACTCCGTCGGCAACAAGCACTCCCTCATTAACGTCATGCACCGCTTCATAGCGGCCGCCAACAACATGGACGAGACCATCATGGTGCCGAGCCTGCTGCGAGACATGCCGCTGGACGAGCAGCAGGCTAACAACAACAACGAACCGCCGTGCAGCAACAAGCAGAGGGACATGTACGAGCATTACCTGCTGCTCAAGTCCATAAAGAACGACATGGAGTGGGGTCTGCTGAAGAGGGAGGTGAGCAGCGGTGCCAGCTTCCTGGAGATGGCGGTGAAGCAGGAAGAGCAGCAGGCGGTGAAGGGAGACATACACGTGGATGACAACGCTGACCTGCAGCATCAGTTTCATTATCACCTCAGAGGACTGTTTGGCGTGCTGTCCAAGCTGACCATGCAGGCAGACCACCTCACCAACAGGTACAAGAGGGAAATTGGAGGAGGAAACTTCATGAGATAGAAGTAACTGCATTTGTTTTCCTCCCCCCCCCTTCTCCTCAAACTGACTCGAAATAGTGAGGTGTTTTGTGACGGGCCAGATCTCTTCCAAAACTCTCAGATGGACAGTAACTGACCAGGGCAACCACTCCTGGCTTCTCCTGCTACTGAATAACACTCCACCTTCAATCCTGTCTGCCACCCCCTCCCatcaaattcattaaaaaaaaccagtGATCCTGCGCATGTCGTCGGCCTGCCTTTTCTGGAGAGGCTGACACGTTCGTGCTTGGTGGAGGTTTACCGAATAAAGTCCTGATGAAGCACAGCTCTGATTTAGGCAGAACGTTTTCCCTCACTTGATCAGCATTTCAAATTTAAATGAATTTCAAGTTGATGTAAATAAAGTTTCTGCCCATAGGAGATCGAATGCTGGTTATTCTGTCCCTCCTTGTAAATATGGTCATTTTATTAAAGCTGAGCTGAAGGGTTCCCGCCTGCAGAGCTTTTAAAGCTTTCCACTCAATGCTACAACAAGGTGTGCCTTGACTTTTTGTACCATACCCTGTTCAATTCCTTCCCACATTGTCACTGTAAGTTGTTCATTATGTGGCTTAAATGTTTGTCTATGGAAATGTAATTTGAAAATCCAATTTTATATTGATGCAGTAAAATGGAAATAAACATGAAGCTAATAACGTTTGTCTTGTCTGTCATTAGTAACAGGAAGGATGTTCAGACTCCCTCAAGTAGCCTGCCTATAAATGTTTACCTCAATCTCTGCTCAGATGTAAACTAGTGTCTGATGTGACCTTCTTGGCGAAGGATGATACTTCAGCCAAACTTCTGAGGGGAACCCCTAAAACGTATGCATGTTGTTCAGGCCTGTGACATGTTAATGTTTCAAAAGGAGTGTGTGGATGTTGCAAGAGTAATTCTAGAAGGGTTTTAGGTGGGGGTGGCAATTTTGGCACTAAATGAGTAAGCAGTGCTGGGATCTCCACACATCTAATCTTGTATCTGATGCAAATTGCCTGGAGTCTGTTTTTAAGCACCTCAGTATATCGTCTAAAGTACATGGGCACAAGTTTATTTTTGAAAGTGTAACTGGACTCTTACCTAAATGCATACTCAGTCCAAATTGCTTAAATCTTTAAAAACTGGTCAATGAAATCCTTAAACTTGACTTAGCTGAAATCAAAATGCCAAACAATCCGTTTCAGAATGTTAAAGTCTAAACTTTCCCATCAGAACTGAATAATCCTGAAACAAAGTTCACATCTCACACTGTACAAATGGTAGCTGCAAGAGGACAATAAATGGCAGTAAAGCAAACTGAGCCATCAGTGTTAAGAATTTATTTGGGTGAGataataaaacagcaaatggTGACAGAGAACATGGTCTGTGGAACCTCAAGTAGTTTTGAAAGATTTGCTTCGTCACATTTAGTTGATCTGTAAGTTGCTCCAACCAGAAgcccatcaatccatccatcgcTGAGTAAAGCCCTCCCCTTAGCAACAGCTCCACCAAGAGCAGCCAATCCAGTTGCAAAGAgtccctcccccctccctcttttctctctcaaagGCACAGCAGTGATTAAGAGATTGTAATGTGGTGAGGGGCATCCAGGAAGCAATGGGTCCACCACACTGGCGCTCCTCTGGCGAGCAGCAGCGAGGACGCTGGGGTCAGGGAGTTTGCATGAAAAGTGCTGTGGCGAGAGGCTGCAGTtctctgtctcctctcacaATGGGCCTCACAGATGGCTGCGAATCAAAATGGCTGGTCAGTGTGCCTCAGCCCACTCAGATAAACTGGGTTAACCCAACTGGTGACAGCTGGCCACATGgggaattaaaaagaaaagcaaccTTTACACCGATCTAATTTATAactaagaaataaataaatgggcaTGTTTGCCTGTCTGTTcatgtatttttattctatttctaACTGTGCTTTAATTTGATGCTTGTAAAAATCCACTGTAAACACCAGCACATCACCAAATGGTTAGAGATTAGCTTTTAAAATATAATGGAGTTCTTAGCTAATACACAGTAAACAGCTGGTGGAGAccaaaaactgagctttaagaCTAGATATTGGAATTACACTGTCCAGTTatatacagttaggtccataatttGTTGGACAAAGACACAGTTTTCATAGTTTTACCTTTGTAACCCATTTCAGTCAATGCGTGATTGATTTGGAGAccttcagctttaatttaaaaaggtTTTGCAAATGTTTTGAATTAACTGTTGAGGAATTATGGAGATCTTTTTGCACAGCACCTCATTTTTAGAGGTTCAAAATtaatttgacaaacaaataaattaaatatgaggACTGGATTTAATTCTTGGATGAAAATCATTTGCAGTAAATGACTACCCAAAGTTTAAAATCCATGGACATCACCAATTGCTGTGCTTCCTGCGGGCGGCTTCAGTTGTTGCTTGAATTTGGGTCTCTCTGCATTCACGTTTGTATTTAATGACTGAAAAGCTGCTCTGTTGGGTTTagatcaggtgactgatttGACCATTGAATATTATCCCAGTTCTTTGCCTTGAGGAATTCCTGGTTTGCTCCGTGTGCTACTGTGTTGGTGTACAGTAGCACCAACAAATTGGTGTCTTTTGTCTGCCAATAAATTAGTGATCTAACTGTGCAAACACAGCTACAATAATGTTGCTCTGTGCTCATGTAGACTTCTGAATGTCTATATAGGCAAATGTTTGCtcaaaagtttgtttgttttaacagcTTTGCATGTGGCTACAAAACGAGTGTTGCAGGTTTAtagtaatgtttgttttttctgtttatatgtGTCTCTCACCCCTGCGGGtagtctatccttcaagctcgggtcctttaccagaggcctgggagcttgagcgccctgtgcagtatcttagttgttcccaggactgcgctcttctcgACAGAGATCttcgatgttgttcctgggatctgctggagctactcgcctagcttgggagtcactgcaccgagtgctccgattaccactgggaccactgttaccttcaccctccacatgttctcgagctcttctctgagctctTGGTACTTCTCTAGCTtcgtgtgttccttcttcctgatgttgctgtcattcagaactgctacatctatcactgtggctgtcttcttctgtttgtctaccaccactatatccgcttggttagccaccaccattttatccatctgtatctggaagtcccacaggagcttagctcggtcattctccaccactcTTGGGTGCATCTCCCATTATGACctgggacttccaggccatactcggcacagatgtttctgtacactatgcTGGCCACTTagttatggtgttccatgtatgccctgcctgctagcatcttgcaccctgctgttatgtgctggattgtctcaggggcatctttacacagcctgcacctggggtagaccccagcctctatggatcttgtgctcagagcttgttcctgtgctgtctTTGAGTCCAGTtctgtccagccactggtacattgaagatatttatatttaacccACCCTCCATCATCCATCCTTTTAACCATTTATCTACTTATCCTGTTGTGgacaagaggcagggtacatcctggacatCACAGATTTCTCAGATTTTAAGGATTTCACTTGTGAAATATTTTAATCTCTTAGGTAGGAGCAGGTCTTAGGTAACCTCTGACACCAGGGAAACTATCTTTTAGCACTGAAAGCTGTCTGAAACATAttctattttaaaaaatcaagggtTTAGCGCACTAAATTATTTGTTTAGTCAGACATTTCTTCCTGTAAACTAGTGAAATCTTTGTAATGTTGTTTTCCAGCCAAACAAATCTCCAATGGTCTGAACCATGACACTGATATTCTGTAATACAGCTCTGACTGCAAAAGTCTCCCAGGTCACGTTAATGTCTTGAGAAACCCGAGAGCAAATGGTTGTGACCGCTGAGTACACTGCAGATTTCAAGATGCTCCACAGCAGTGATGAGGAAGTGCTGTTTCACCAGGCGGTGACACTTTATGCTTCACTGGCTGGgttatatttaaaatgttagATGGCTCTTTGTGtaatataatctgttttaaTTCATCATAGTTGTGTCTATAAAAAGGAACCCCAATGTAGATGTTCTTCAGATATCTGATATTTTTGGCACAGGTGGGGTGTTACAACGTGTTTTGGCAATGAGTCCGGCAGACCTTGGGACATGGCAGTCATTTGGTGTTGAAAGGCCCGCTTGGATGGCAGATCTCTGCCCAGCTCCACTTGCCAGCATGAGGCTGCGTGACTGCAGACGTGGCAGCGGCTGCTGTCACTTCTCCCAGGAGCAATTTCTATTGCTCAACAGCTGTAAAACTCCAGTCTGATGCGGATAAAGAGCCAGACAGAGCAGGTCAATTTAACCTCATACGGGCACAGGAGCACCAATAATCACAAATATAGCCTTATATCTGCTCTTACAGTACCATTATATACAGTATCTCCCTGCCGCACCTACAACACGTTTGCTCTTATCACTTCCTTACCCGCATGTTGACCTTTTTATGGTGACAACATTGCTCCCTGAGCAAACACCTTAGCGCATTCACTGTAATGTTTGCTTTAATAGGCCAGCACGTTTCTAAACCTCTGAGTTAGCTTCAGAATCAAACAAAAGGCGCAAACTTCAAACTGTAAATTCTCTCCAAggaaacatttatttaagtCAAAGAGAAGGCCTCACACAGGCTCTTACCTTTCTATCAATGGTGGAAGAAACATCGTGATTTGCTCAAAAAGAATCCACGCTGTAGTTTTACTCTTCatagttttctctttttttgtaatatatctgcaactctatttttaattttgcaaTATGACCCACAGCATGCAGCTTCAAatgaacataaaataaaataaaaggctgTAAAAATATGAGATGCAGATATGAAAATAAGTACGAGGTATCAAAGTATAAATAGGAGTCACACAAAATATCTTCACAATACAAGTATATTTACAATTATTACAAGCTTCTGAACCCCAAGTTAATCACACATCATCACTTTGAGTGCTGTGTAAGATTAGAAAAAGCACAATATAAATACCATTTTGTCACAAGGAGAAACTAACTAGAGGTTAAAAGCAGTGTTACCAGCATCTAAAAGTACTCTGGCGTTCAAGTTTTAACTCGGGTAGAGGTACAAAAAGTACAGAAAGTAAAAGTGTTCATCAGACAGCAGAAGGTGCGAGATTACTGCCGCTGAGGCTTCAAGCTGAAATCAGTGTATTTATTGTTTCAGCAGGTTATAGGTTAACCTGCATAACACCAGCTGTTCTTGCACGTACCCCTGCAATAAAAAGGCAATCTCGGCAGCTATATCTACTGTCAGCATGTGACCTACGTCACAAACCTCGCCAAGATATCCATGAGGACATATTTTAACTCTGAGTTTAAAACATCaatgataaataaatgtgtgaaaaagtgttcaAATTAAGATTAAAGTGCGTACGCTGCACCTTAACTCAGGCGCTTGAGTTATTGAGACTTAATTTGAAGAAGCCCTCCAGCATGTTTGCAGCTGGTCCCAAAGGTAACAGTTGCTTGTTATCCAAACAAGTTGGTTGTTGTTGATGCGATGCGGTTGTATGTTGCCTGCATGCAGCAGAATTAGGGTTGCTAGGCATTGCCCTGACGTAAAATCGTCTCATGTGAAGCCCGCATCGAGACCTACAATGCTCTGCTTTGTGCTGCAGAGATAATGTGAACCGGCACGCTCACTGATGTCATTAACATTTCTGCGTGTGCGACTTCTGCCTGACTGCACAAGAGCTGCATGGTCGGAGAAAACATCCATGAGGGGGGGAAAACGGGCATCTCTAAAAAGTAATACTGTTCATAACTCATGACAGCGCTCTTGATCAAGTTTGCACGATGTTGAACAAAAAGGAAGTTACCACAGTCGCAGTCGGTCAGTCATTCAAGGAAGTTTGTATGAAAGTGCAGCTTTGGAACCAGGCCACAGTCAACACAATATCGTAACTCCAGAACTGATTAACATGTACAAGGTCATGAAAAAACGTGACTTCTGTTGTTTACCTTCATGTTATCTTTGTACTGTTATTAATTAGGATATCAGTGTTTTAATGTCTGCATATATTCACCTTCAGTTAATGGCTACGGCTTGTAGGCTTAAGACTATTTTCAGTTATATATGTCTATTAAATTAGGCCCTGGTGCATTCAGGGACATTATTACTGGTTACATTGTTTGTTCAGCATCATGAATTTATGTAAAGTGGAGACGGCTTCTTGTGTGGCTTTGTAATTAGCAGAGTCATTAGAGTTCCtctgtagttgttttttgtagttTGAAGACATTTTGTGTAACTTTGTGatcatttttctgtgtttttgtggctGTTTTGTGTGTCATGGAAATCATTTTGTGTCTATAGTTATAGTACGTATTATAATATATATTGTCATTTGACTTCTCTTTGTTGTGTATCTTTAAAGTTATGTGTTGCTTTGTGGTTGTTTTATGTCACTTTAAGACTTTTTGTGTGCCTTTGTGGTTCTGTGTAACTTTGGTGCACATTTGTGTCTTATCTGTAGTCATTTTTGCGTAACCCTGcggttgttttttctctttgtgttcctttttttttataaagtcatcgtttcatgatgatttttttctttttctggtcATTTTACATATTTTGTGTAGCCATTTTCACCTTTTTTGTGGCTGTTTACACGCGTCTGTAAAGTCAAAGTTGAAGTTTGTCGTTTTCTGTAACTTTATGGTAGATTTGTTTGTCTATGAAAAGGTTTTGTCTAACTTTGAAGTTATTTTGTGTCCTGTGAAGTAGTTTTGCATTTGTGGGTTTCTGTCTTATGTGGTTgcttttacatgttttttgtgGGGATTTTTGTCTGtataaaatcagacaaaaacgtCTTTTTTCTATAACTTTATTGGAGCCTTGTGTGTCTTTCAATACGTTTTGAgtcactttgtgtttttgttcaatTTTGTGGTCAATTTCTTTAACTTTGTGGATGCTTTGTGTCTCTTTGAAGCCTTTTTGCATCACTTTGGAgttattttgtgtctttgaggtcagtttttgtgtctgtgaaccTAGTGTGTCTTTTTGTGTCAGACTGTGTGAATAACTTGCAGAAACACTGGTTTTAGCAGTCTGTTCACACAGACGTTTGGTCCAGAGACCTTTGGCCTAAACCCAAAAGCCCTGTTTAACAATCCATACACAATGCTATCAAGACAGTTCTGGGAGAGGGTCACTGGGGACGCGCTCTGATTCCAGCCCACACTAAATGGGATGAATTCagtaaaaatggtgttttcacAGCCATCAGGTAACAAGATGAGTTAGGCAGGTTTACATTAGAAATGTATGGAGCCAAATGTACAAAACATGGATACAGAATGGCAAATTGATGGTGTGATGCTCAAAAGGAGACGGGATGTGGGAATGCTGGAGCTGAAGCTTGCAGCCAGAGGCCTGAGGTGAAATAAGGACAGAGGACTGAGGATGGTGGCAGGCAGAGAGTTAGGGGAAGTGTGAATGAGACACGGAAAGCTCACACTGAGGAAAATGATCCCCTCTGAGTTAAGGATAAATAGAGCTAGAAGGCAAAGGCAGGCAGACAACAAAAGTAGCTGTTCATCTGAGCCTGAGTACTGCAGGTAGTTGATGAACCACAGAGTGCATGTTTATGACtcacatacacaaaaacaaaacaaggcaaAAAGAGGACCACAAGATTCACAAGGAGGAGATATGAAGTGTGTAAGACATTACAAAAATTAACCACAGCTCTTTGATTTGTCAGCATGGGGAAGCAGCTGTGACGTCGGGAACACCGTGTTCTTTAGGCGGAGGCTTACAGAAGTACcatccacttcctgttttttcttcaGCTGCATCGAAACCCTTGTGGTTGATTTGGTTAGATGCATTTGCCAATTTGTAGAGCAAAATATCAACCTGTGTGTTGGTTGGGTTACgaaggctgctgctggtgaaaCTGACACACGAAGTGAAAATTCCTTAGAGCAGGTTATGgattgttttagttttactcGGAATACTTCTCTCATGGTGCTGCACTACTAAACCACATAGTAGATGCCACTCTGCCTTTTATCACTGATTCCCACAACATGATCAGTATGTGCCAGCCCTGCACAGAACACACAGGGGAGGATCGTATGAGGTTACATAAGAGCCAAGTGGGTGGGTGTCGAGtccagctggagcagcttaCAGCCTGACACAGAGTGTCTCTGTGAGTGAACAATCCCCTCCACCCGGCCGTCTCTGCTGCTCATACATGCTTATTACTCTGTCGCTTTATATGCTGCTTATGTAGGTCAATACAGGCTTGTGTCGTGCATATATGCATGTAATATCAGAAGACATTTGCCTGCTTCCGTGTATCAGGCAGGTTTTAAGATGTTCTGGATGCTGTAGTAAGCTTCCAGTGATAAAATCAGACTGCGATATCAGTCAGATATCACAAACCACAGAAGCACAATCAGCAAAAATGCACTtaagcatttaaaaataaagcattcGCTGGGCAAAAAGTCCCTGTTTGTCTGTTCTGCATGAGACGTTTTATTCTGTGCAGCTATCAGATAAATGTAGAGAACTAAGTGAAAATCAAAAAGTTCAGTATGTGCTCGTTTCAATGTGGTCAAGTAGACGTGGgaagaagaaatggaaaaactaCAGTGGGAAGGCTTTTGCCATCTTTTGTCTGGtgctctgtttaaaaaaaaagtagctgAATGGATGGCTTAGCTTTGTACAAAAGGAGTTGAAGGAGTGGGAAAAGAACTCCTCGTTACGCCCTTGAaggttttactttgaaagtctttgTATGCTTTCTGTAGATGATAAAGGTTTAACCATCAAGTGACTAAGCAGGGTCATTCATGATTCACATAAAGAGCCATAACTATTTCTATGactgatattttcattttgtgattgtaaatatactgcaccttacatttttttaaattaatcagTTTCACAGGAATGAACTCAGTGGTGTGGAAAGGATCATGGAAAGCTGTATGACCCTATTAATACCATTTTCCATTACACTGTCATGTTTTACTGTGAAATATGGCTAGAGTACATGTCAGGGTAACATGCTGTTGTAGAAACTTTGAGGGGGATCCAAAATGCCCAAAACACTTCAGTTGACAGAATAAGGTTAACCTGTTTTCCATAACAATGTTTGAAAACCAGAATTATTTCCCATTAGGtgtgaaaaagacaaagaagtaTTCCTCCGTCATTTTAGTCTCTAAAGCAGGTGGCTCAATGGGTGAGAAGCTGTTGCTACATTAAATATATCTGGAACAATTGCTTGTGTTTGCAGCTTTACTGTATATAGATACTAAAAGAGACAGTTACAGTAAATACAGCTGAGGAGTACAGTGTAGTCAGTCATAAAGGGTAGCGATAAGATTAAAGCTGCCACTTATCCACCAATCAGACGTGCTCCAAGTCTAATCAGTTAATCAGAACGATCAGTATGTTAATAAATGTGACAGACTCTCATAGTGTGCGAGTCTCTAAACTGACTACCTAATGACTCCCGAGCAAAGCTGCACTAAAGCAGTATTcaactgtttaaatgttttagcTTCACTCAAAAAACTGGACTAACGTTGTGCTGCAATGTCAAACATGTAGAAAATAGAGCCAGTTAACCTCTTAACCTCCATCAGGACATCACTGACCTGTTTACAAATGCAGGACTTGTGGTACCAGGTCTGTGGTTGTTTGTatatgtatttaaaaagaaGGATTCTGGGTAATCAGCCTAATCAGACTGCCTCTAAAAAAGCGGTTTAAAACAGTCAAAAACAGCTCGTCTTTGGGCTGCTCTTTCTTGTGCTGTTATAAAAGCAAAGTTCTAACAAAAATCTGAAACCACTGTCTGTGCTTATCATGttgtgttctttgatttctgGTGTTTCTCCTGTTTGTGATCAACTCCATTGCAGCTCCTATTTGCATTCCTGTCCATTTTTCAACCAATCAGCATTTGTCCTATAGTGTCAGCCACTCTGAACTACGTGCTGCTGGGTTTTTGGACTACACAGAAGCACAGGAGCAAGTTTACCTAAGCTGAAAACCCCTTTCCATACGCTCTGCATAAGCAAATAGCGGTTGCAGTGCTTTAAATTGAGCAGTACTCAAGCACTAACAGGTTAAAACGTGGACATAAACAGGAAAAGGAATGACAGTTGAGTTCACCCATGGGACATCCTTCAGAGCTTTTACATTGTCTATAATTTCACCACATAGAGAGAgatgtgcaaaaaaaattacaaaatccCCCCAACAAATATTAAAAGCACAGACAGTGATTGTACCTGTTATTGGTGTTAACACTGCCGGCTGTTCCATATATTTGGGACAACAGCTCCTGATCACAGTAAACAGCTTGGTTTACACACCTCTTATCCTTTATATAGCATTCAGATCATTTTCATCTTCATGGTTTTCCCAAATTGAAACCAAAGCACACAAAAgttctttcagtttttcacaaccTGAAGGCTAAATATTACTCTTGTTACTCTTCCGAGAGTTTTTGCTCAAAAGGTGTCAATATGTCTGCTTAGAGGGTCGCCCTCTGacaaaagacacattttaaTGGCTTTGGTGGAAAAGGTCATTCATCCAGAGTGAAAACTTACAGAACCTTTTTTAGCTTTTCTCAACATCTATCCTTGCAAATTCATCCTCACGGTCAGCACTGACCATTTAATTTTGAAGATGCTCAAACCATTTGTTTGGTTTGGCAAATTTTTTATACCATCTTGATTCAGCCCTTCTTTGAACTGAAGACCTCACATATTAAGAAAATAACAGTATCTATTACCTGTACTCAAAGTAAGGATACATTCTACAGTTATCGAGTCTGTCTCATGTCTCCAGTTTACTCTAATTATAAGGTAGACAGGTAATAGCAATCATGCCAGTGAGCTAAAAGAGCTGAGCTCTGTGAAGGTTACTGTGCATCCATCGCTGGTTCGTTTGAATTAAACTGAGGGTGGGACAACAGCATGGCtgtttgtgtgagtgtattCACTGACATGAAGGCATCTATTGTCAGTGGAGCCGCTGCAAACCCATACATACCTCAGAAAACCCACGATCAGATTTCAAACATCAGTGTTCGTTACATGTGGCTCTTTTAGggtaaaagttttcagaatctCGGCTGCTTTTGTTTTCTACAGAGaaacgtgatgtcaaatatgatGCAAACAACAGCAGTGCCTTTGTGTATTGAATTCATTTAAACTTGTAGCTATAAATACAGCGTGCAGTCTCTCAGGTTTACTCGGATGGCGCTTTAGTTACTTTTGAGATgagtaaaattaaattaaattaaattaagggTTATTATGAGATAAAATAAGGAGGGTAATCCAAGTGCAAGCAATatacagtgtaacacatttgAAGTTTTTTCTATTCTATTATAGCCTCTTCTGGTAACCTTTGTCCTCTATTTGTACTTTTGTCTTGCCAATATGTGACTGTATTCTAAAATGACACCTTCTGTACTGTTTCTAACAGCCTGTAGATTTATTTCCATGTAAAATCCGGAGGATGTTTGGTTTATACTCACCTCAGAGCACCTTGCCTCAGTGCTTCTCTTTCACTCCCCCACAGGGCCTCAAGCAAAACTAGCGTATATGTCACTGATGGACTCCAACCCAAACTTaaggacagagaaaaaaaaactgatctgGCTTCAAAGAGTATTATGCTTGCGGAACAAAGGAAACTAAGGTCAGCTTTTACTTTACgtatgattt encodes:
- the mid1ip1l gene encoding mid1-interacting protein 1-like is translated as MMQISSDSVGNKHSLINVMHRFIAAANNMDETIMVPSLLRDMPLDEQQANNNNEPPCSNKQRDMYEHYLLLKSIKNDMEWGLLKREVSSGASFLEMAVKQEEQQAVKGDIHVDDNADLQHQFHYHLRGLFGVLSKLTMQADHLTNRYKREIGGGNFMR